The following are encoded together in the Acinetobacter radioresistens DSM 6976 = NBRC 102413 = CIP 103788 genome:
- the lysS gene encoding lysine--tRNA ligase, translated as MTQHNAQSTSEHTISENDLIAQRHAKLKQIKEQAEETGKSPWPNTFKREHYAQDLQNLFAGKTKEEIEAGEKVYVSVAGRVMLNRGSFIVIQDMTGRIQLYVARKELDEQTLASIKGLDLGDIIAVQGYIGRSGKGDLYVHIEHFELLTKSLRPLPDKFHGLNDTEVKYRKRYLDLIVNEETRKTFEIRAKVVAGIRSYLNSERFMEVETPMMHVIPGGASARPFETHHNALDMPLFLRIAPELYLKRLVVGGFERVFEINRNFRNEGVSTRHNPEFTMIEFYQAYADYKDLMQLTENMLEKLALDILGTTDVPYQGEVFNFKGPYKKISMFDAILEHNPEFTPENVNDREFLAKFVREELKEQVKAGFGLGKLQTIVFEETVETKLRQPTFITEYPAETSPLARRNNDNPHITDRFEFFIGGRELANGFSELNDPIDQAERFQAQVEEKDAGDDEAMHYDAEFIEALEYGLPPTAGEGIGIDRLVMIFADAPSIRDVILFPHMRRKDV; from the coding sequence ATGACGCAACATAACGCTCAATCGACTTCTGAACACACTATTTCCGAAAACGATTTAATTGCACAGCGTCATGCCAAACTAAAACAGATCAAAGAGCAGGCCGAAGAGACTGGTAAGAGTCCTTGGCCAAATACATTTAAACGTGAACATTATGCGCAGGATCTACAGAATCTTTTTGCTGGCAAAACCAAAGAAGAAATTGAAGCTGGTGAAAAAGTTTATGTGTCTGTAGCAGGGCGCGTGATGCTGAATCGTGGCTCCTTCATTGTCATTCAGGATATGACTGGCCGTATTCAGCTTTATGTTGCACGTAAAGAATTAGATGAACAGACTCTTGCAAGCATTAAGGGCTTGGACCTTGGTGATATTATTGCTGTACAAGGTTACATTGGGCGTTCAGGTAAAGGAGATCTTTATGTTCATATCGAACATTTTGAATTACTCACCAAATCGCTCCGTCCATTGCCTGATAAGTTTCATGGTTTAAACGATACTGAAGTTAAGTATCGTAAACGTTATCTGGATTTAATTGTTAACGAAGAAACCCGTAAAACATTTGAAATTCGTGCCAAAGTTGTTGCAGGCATCCGTAGTTACCTGAACAGTGAACGTTTCATGGAAGTTGAGACGCCGATGATGCATGTCATTCCTGGTGGTGCTTCAGCACGTCCGTTTGAAACTCACCATAATGCGCTGGATATGCCACTCTTTCTGCGTATTGCGCCTGAGCTTTACCTAAAACGTTTGGTTGTGGGCGGCTTTGAACGAGTATTTGAGATTAACCGTAACTTTCGTAATGAAGGGGTATCGACCCGACATAATCCGGAATTTACTATGATCGAGTTTTATCAGGCTTATGCAGATTATAAAGACCTGATGCAACTGACCGAGAATATGCTAGAAAAACTGGCGCTCGATATTCTGGGAACAACCGATGTGCCTTATCAGGGAGAAGTTTTTAACTTCAAAGGGCCATACAAGAAAATCTCGATGTTTGATGCCATTCTTGAGCATAATCCGGAATTTACACCAGAAAATGTTAATGACCGGGAATTCTTGGCAAAATTTGTTCGGGAAGAACTTAAAGAACAGGTGAAAGCTGGTTTTGGTTTAGGTAAGCTGCAAACAATCGTTTTTGAAGAAACAGTAGAAACCAAACTGCGCCAGCCGACTTTTATTACTGAGTACCCGGCAGAAACCTCTCCATTGGCACGCCGTAATAATGATAACCCCCATATTACAGACCGTTTCGAATTTTTTATCGGTGGTCGTGAACTTGCCAATGGCTTTTCAGAGCTGAATGACCCGATTGATCAGGCAGAGCGTTTTCAGGCTCAGGTTGAAGAGAAAGATGCAGGTGATGATGAAGCAATGCACTATGATGCAGAGTTCATTGAAGCTTTAGAATATGGCCTGCCACCAACCGCCGGAGAGGGAATTGGTATTGACCGTCTGGTAATGATTTTTGCAGATGCGCCAAGTATTCGTGATGTAATTTTATTCCCACACATGCGTCGTAAAGATGTCTGA
- a CDS encoding YqiA/YcfP family alpha/beta fold hydrolase, with amino-acid sequence MNKCTLKILFMHGLDSSRESTKFHALQSENKCCITVDYRNLNYQTVAHFYQEIIQKIQPDVLVGHSLGAYWALKMSALFKLPALVANPSLKPQFRTDYPSINETDLDSDAPKIAYLELGDEELNMLEAQEYLEQFMLVEAVEGGCHRLSNPDNLNQLLHHLENHFLQPI; translated from the coding sequence ATGAATAAGTGCACATTAAAGATATTATTTATGCATGGGCTGGATTCCTCACGGGAATCTACCAAGTTCCATGCACTTCAGTCAGAAAATAAATGCTGTATTACAGTGGACTATCGTAATCTGAATTATCAGACAGTTGCTCACTTTTATCAGGAAATAATCCAGAAAATTCAGCCTGATGTGCTGGTAGGACATAGCCTGGGTGCGTACTGGGCATTAAAGATGTCGGCCTTATTCAAGCTACCGGCACTGGTTGCCAATCCCAGTTTGAAACCACAATTCCGGACAGATTATCCATCTATTAATGAGACAGATCTGGATTCTGATGCACCCAAAATTGCATATCTTGAACTGGGTGATGAAGAGCTGAATATGCTGGAAGCACAAGAATATCTGGAACAGTTTATGCTAGTTGAAGCAGTAGAAGGCGGTTGTCACCGCCTGTCTAATCCGGATAATTTAAATCAGCTGTTGCATCATCTGGAGAACCATTTTTTGCAACCTATCTGA
- a CDS encoding adenine phosphoribosyltransferase codes for MTSLHTTLWTHIRTVQDFPKPGICFYDLTPLFMQNIAALTDALIASIPAEALNEVDSFLAVEARGFVLASLLAQRLNKGLLLVRKAGKLPPPVVGVGYSLEYGVDRLEMADGIAPQKVIIVDDVLATGGTLKAVKQLAEKCQHHILGASILLDLPDLHSDLGVNIWSVLDERTQPEAQVA; via the coding sequence ATGACCAGTTTGCATACAACATTGTGGACTCATATCCGCACGGTACAAGATTTCCCTAAGCCCGGTATATGTTTTTACGACCTGACACCTTTATTCATGCAGAATATTGCCGCTTTAACAGATGCTTTAATTGCTAGCATTCCGGCTGAAGCGCTAAATGAAGTCGACAGTTTCCTGGCGGTAGAAGCACGTGGTTTTGTTTTGGCCAGTCTTTTAGCCCAGCGTTTAAATAAAGGTTTATTACTGGTGCGTAAAGCTGGCAAATTGCCGCCTCCAGTAGTGGGTGTTGGTTATAGTCTTGAGTATGGCGTAGACCGTCTGGAAATGGCTGATGGTATTGCACCACAGAAAGTTATTATTGTTGATGACGTGCTGGCTACAGGCGGTACTTTAAAAGCTGTAAAACAGCTTGCTGAAAAATGTCAGCATCATATTCTTGGAGCAAGTATTTTACTTGACCTGCCAGATTTACATAGTGATTTAGGGGTTAATATCTGGTCTGTTCTGGATGAACGTACCCAGCCTGAAGCACAAGTCGCCTAA
- the rubA gene encoding rubredoxin RubA, with protein sequence MKKYQCIVCGWIYDEAQGWPQDGIAPGTKWEDIPDDWTCPDCGVSKADFEMIEV encoded by the coding sequence ATGAAGAAGTACCAATGCATCGTTTGTGGTTGGATTTATGACGAAGCTCAAGGTTGGCCACAAGATGGCATCGCACCGGGAACAAAATGGGAAGATATTCCGGATGACTGGACCTGCCCGGATTGTGGGGTATCTAAAGCAGATTTCGAGATGATCGAAGTTTAA
- a CDS encoding NAD(P)/FAD-dependent oxidoreductase, whose translation MDPIVIIGSGMAGYTLAREFRKLNTEQELVMICADDAVNYAKPTLSNALAGNKSPEQIPLGDAQKMAAQLNMQIETFTWVKEIHPEQHELLIEKDQQSRKQKYSKLILAVGANPVRLNIAGNASEDIHVVNSLIDYRTFRENLSSRKDKRVVILGAGLIGCEFANDLQHTGHGVTVIDLSSQPLGRLLPQHVASSFQHKLEQAGIKFVFNTTVEQVNKIENDDYVVSLANGKVLEADIVLSAIGLQPNLELAKAAQIQTSRGIVTNGLLETSQPDIYAVGDCAEVNGTLLPYVMPIMQQARALAKTLNGEHTHVHYPAMPVAVKTPAAPLTVLPAPLDIEVSWENEELEDGLIAKAVDASGTLRGFVLLGPTAGKQRLNLAKQVPDLIPPQV comes from the coding sequence ATGGACCCTATCGTCATTATCGGCTCAGGGATGGCAGGCTATACCCTTGCACGGGAGTTCCGTAAATTAAATACTGAACAGGAACTTGTGATGATTTGTGCCGATGATGCAGTAAATTATGCTAAACCGACTCTTTCAAACGCCTTGGCAGGTAATAAATCACCTGAACAGATTCCATTGGGTGATGCACAGAAAATGGCGGCCCAGCTCAATATGCAGATTGAGACCTTTACTTGGGTAAAAGAAATTCATCCTGAGCAGCATGAACTGCTCATTGAAAAAGATCAGCAGTCCCGAAAGCAGAAATATTCCAAGCTGATTCTGGCCGTTGGGGCTAATCCGGTTCGCCTGAATATTGCCGGGAACGCCAGTGAAGATATTCATGTCGTAAATTCATTAATCGACTACCGTACATTCCGTGAAAATCTGTCATCGCGTAAAGATAAGCGTGTTGTGATTTTAGGTGCGGGTCTAATTGGCTGTGAATTTGCCAATGACTTGCAGCATACCGGACACGGCGTTACTGTGATTGATCTGTCCTCACAACCGCTTGGCCGTTTATTACCTCAGCATGTGGCCAGTTCATTCCAGCATAAACTGGAACAGGCCGGTATCAAGTTTGTGTTTAATACTACTGTAGAGCAGGTTAATAAAATTGAAAATGATGACTATGTTGTGAGTCTTGCAAATGGAAAAGTATTGGAGGCTGATATCGTGCTTTCTGCAATTGGCTTGCAGCCAAACCTTGAACTGGCGAAAGCAGCCCAGATTCAGACCAGTCGCGGTATAGTTACAAATGGCCTGCTGGAAACCAGTCAGCCTGATATTTATGCCGTAGGTGACTGTGCCGAGGTAAATGGAACCCTGCTCCCTTATGTCATGCCGATTATGCAACAGGCACGGGCTCTGGCTAAAACCTTAAATGGTGAGCATACTCACGTCCATTATCCGGCTATGCCCGTTGCAGTAAAAACTCCGGCTGCCCCTCTTACTGTTCTTCCTGCCCCTTTAGATATTGAAGTCTCCTGGGAAAATGAAGAGCTTGAAGATGGTCTGATTGCCAAAGCTGTAGATGCTTCAGGAACATTACGCGGTTTTGTTTTACTTGGTCCAACAGCAGGCAAGCAGCGCCTGAACCTGGCAAAACAGGTCCCTGACTTGATTCCGCCTCAAGTTTAG
- the estB gene encoding esterase EstB, translating to MNSNFQLKASPYSSFMHETRVDLGNGIELHVEIGGKPEHPTILLIMGLGAQLLYWPDFFCKSLIDQGYRVIRFDNRDIGLSSKIRHKGPRLNTFKLMGRFALGLQNQGAPYTLYDMADDVALLLERMGLEKTYVIGASMGGMIAQILAARYPDKVEKLGLMFTSNNQPLLPPPFPKQLFSLIGKPESNDEEGIISHSLKLFEIIGSPGYINQVEAIQSARKLYQRSYYPAGVLQQFLAILCTGSLLKLDKQIHQPTLVIHGSRDRLLPPSHGKAVAKAIPGAKFELIHGMGHDIPPHFIPKLSSLFAHHFNHTH from the coding sequence ATGAATAGTAATTTTCAACTTAAAGCTTCACCTTATTCTTCTTTTATGCATGAAACTCGGGTCGATTTAGGCAACGGAATCGAACTTCATGTAGAGATTGGCGGTAAACCTGAACATCCAACTATTTTGTTAATTATGGGACTAGGTGCGCAGCTTTTATATTGGCCGGATTTCTTTTGTAAATCATTAATTGACCAGGGTTATCGGGTAATTCGTTTTGACAATCGTGATATTGGACTTTCATCAAAGATACGTCATAAAGGACCACGTTTAAATACTTTTAAGCTGATGGGACGTTTTGCGCTTGGTCTACAGAATCAGGGAGCACCTTATACCCTCTATGACATGGCTGATGATGTAGCTTTACTGCTTGAAAGAATGGGGCTGGAAAAAACCTATGTTATCGGTGCTTCAATGGGTGGTATGATTGCGCAGATTCTTGCAGCACGCTATCCGGATAAGGTCGAAAAGTTAGGCTTGATGTTTACCAGCAATAATCAGCCTTTGCTTCCCCCTCCTTTTCCAAAACAGCTGTTTAGCCTGATTGGCAAGCCTGAAAGCAATGATGAAGAAGGAATTATTAGTCATAGTTTGAAGTTATTTGAGATTATAGGATCTCCCGGCTATATTAATCAGGTTGAAGCCATACAGAGTGCACGTAAACTATATCAACGGAGTTATTATCCAGCGGGTGTACTTCAACAGTTTTTAGCAATATTATGTACAGGTTCATTGCTAAAGCTGGATAAACAGATCCATCAGCCCACATTAGTGATCCATGGATCACGTGATCGTTTACTTCCACCGAGCCACGGCAAAGCTGTTGCGAAAGCAATCCCAGGCGCTAAGTTTGAATTGATTCATGGAATGGGGCATGATATTCCGCCGCATTTTATTCCTAAACTTAGCAGTTTATTTGCTCATCATTTTAATCATACACATTAG
- the oxyR gene encoding LysR family transcriptional regulator OxyR: MAALPSLRQLSYLVTLSETLHFTEAARRSFVTQSTLSGGIMELERLLGGVLVERDRQNVRLTPLGEQVVARARVLLADAQDLMRLSREMSEPLTGDLHLGIIPTMAPFLLSQLLEEVHKQLPKIQLHLHEAQSEKIVEKLEHGNLDMVALALPFDTRNLKVAEIAKEDLYLVYHKADQKAANANSLQDLDLSRLMLLEEGHCLRDHALSACPIGERKNDSRLKASSLPTLVEMVSSNLGFTLLPEIAIHNNMIKCNEELMVKSIEAAPNRTLALVTRKSTPLQSEFDVLLQIFQKISSELQAQAHV; the protein is encoded by the coding sequence ATGGCTGCATTACCCTCTTTAAGACAGCTGTCATATCTTGTAACACTGTCTGAAACGTTGCATTTCACTGAAGCAGCGCGCCGTTCATTCGTAACTCAGTCCACTTTATCGGGCGGAATTATGGAGCTGGAACGTTTGCTTGGTGGGGTTCTGGTAGAACGTGACCGCCAGAATGTACGTTTAACTCCCCTGGGTGAACAGGTGGTCGCACGAGCGCGTGTATTGCTGGCCGATGCTCAGGATTTAATGCGTTTAAGCCGTGAAATGAGCGAGCCGTTGACTGGTGACCTGCATCTGGGCATTATCCCAACCATGGCACCTTTTCTATTGTCACAGCTACTTGAAGAAGTGCATAAACAGTTACCCAAGATTCAGCTACATCTGCATGAAGCTCAAAGCGAGAAAATTGTAGAAAAGCTTGAACATGGTAATTTGGATATGGTTGCTCTGGCTCTACCCTTTGATACACGTAATTTGAAAGTGGCTGAAATCGCAAAAGAAGATCTGTATCTGGTTTATCATAAGGCTGACCAGAAAGCAGCCAATGCAAACAGTCTGCAAGATCTGGATCTGTCGCGACTGATGCTGCTTGAAGAAGGCCACTGCTTACGTGACCATGCTTTGAGCGCCTGCCCGATTGGTGAGCGTAAAAATGATAGTCGCCTGAAAGCCAGCTCATTACCTACATTGGTAGAAATGGTATCTTCTAATTTGGGCTTTACTTTGCTTCCTGAAATTGCCATTCATAATAATATGATTAAGTGCAATGAAGAGCTGATGGTGAAATCGATTGAGGCGGCGCCAAACCGTACGCTTGCACTGGTTACCCGTAAAAGTACGCCATTACAGAGCGAGTTCGACGTCCTGTTACAGATTTTTCAGAAAATCAGCAGTGAGTTACAAGCTCAGGCTCATGTCTGA
- the ppk1 gene encoding polyphosphate kinase 1, translated as MNSIVPASPSEYTYNDRYINRELSILDFHLRVLEQAVDPIHPLLERMNFLLIFSRNMDEFFEIRVAGVMEQLYLGNESRSPDGLTPKQVLESISKTAHEAIARQYRILNQEILPKLREEDICFLRRGDLTPAQSAWVKKYFQEQVAPVLTPISLDPAHPFPRLVNKSLNFIVTLEGKDAFGRQIDLAVVPAPRSLPRVVRLPDELTGGKEHHVMLSAIIHEHVSDLFPGMTATGCYQFRVTRNADLALNEDVEDLAKALKGELSSRRFGRAVRLEVTENCPQHIYEYLLNEFDLDEEQLYKVDGPVNLARLLSNFKRPHLRYNSHTPIIPKVLKKSENIFSAMQKQDILLHHPFESFAPVINLLREAARDPQVLAIKQTLYRSGPDSEIVQVLAEAARNGKEVTAVIELRARFDEESNIEVANVLQEAGAVVVYGIVGYKTHAKMILVIRRENNKLVRYVHLGTGNYHAANARIYTDYGLMTTDKELCEDVHRIFQELTGMGKMAKLKKLLHAPFTLHQQLIHYIEEEIANAKAGKKARIIVKVNALTEMQLINKLYEASQAGVKIDLIIRSICCLRPGLPGLSENIQVRSIVGRFLEHTRVYYFSNNGNPRIYCSSADWMDRNLFNRVEACFPIEDPALKKRIYEQGLATYLKDNQQAWILQGNGQWHRAQLAEGEVPYNAQQTLLEIFQS; from the coding sequence ATGAATAGTATAGTTCCAGCCAGTCCTTCAGAATATACATATAATGACCGCTACATTAACCGTGAACTGTCCATTCTGGACTTTCACCTGCGGGTACTGGAACAGGCTGTTGACCCGATACATCCCTTGCTGGAGCGTATGAATTTTCTGCTGATTTTTTCCCGTAATATGGATGAGTTTTTTGAAATCCGTGTTGCTGGAGTTATGGAGCAGCTGTACTTGGGAAATGAAAGCCGCAGTCCTGACGGTTTAACTCCCAAACAGGTCCTGGAAAGCATTTCCAAAACTGCACATGAGGCCATTGCCCGCCAATACCGGATATTAAATCAGGAAATTTTACCCAAGCTGCGTGAAGAAGATATCTGTTTTCTGCGCCGTGGTGATTTAACACCTGCCCAATCCGCCTGGGTCAAAAAGTATTTTCAGGAGCAGGTTGCTCCAGTACTTACACCTATCAGTTTAGATCCAGCGCATCCATTCCCAAGACTGGTAAATAAAAGCTTAAATTTTATTGTCACCTTGGAAGGTAAAGATGCGTTTGGCCGGCAGATTGATCTGGCTGTTGTTCCTGCCCCCCGTTCATTACCGCGTGTAGTTCGCTTACCCGATGAACTGACTGGTGGTAAAGAGCATCATGTCATGCTGTCTGCGATTATTCACGAACACGTTTCAGACCTGTTCCCCGGTATGACAGCTACCGGCTGTTACCAGTTCCGTGTGACCCGAAATGCCGATCTGGCACTCAATGAGGATGTGGAAGATCTGGCTAAAGCTCTTAAAGGCGAATTAAGCTCGCGACGGTTTGGCCGTGCAGTACGTCTGGAGGTAACTGAAAACTGTCCACAACATATTTATGAGTACCTGCTAAATGAGTTTGATCTGGATGAGGAGCAGTTATATAAAGTGGATGGTCCGGTCAATCTGGCCCGGCTGCTGTCAAACTTTAAACGTCCTCATCTACGCTATAACTCGCATACCCCGATAATTCCTAAAGTCCTAAAAAAATCAGAAAATATTTTCTCTGCCATGCAGAAACAGGACATTTTACTGCACCATCCATTTGAATCTTTTGCACCGGTAATTAATCTGCTGCGTGAAGCAGCGCGAGATCCGCAGGTATTGGCCATCAAGCAGACTCTATACCGTTCTGGACCGGATTCTGAAATTGTACAGGTTCTGGCAGAAGCTGCACGTAATGGCAAAGAAGTAACCGCAGTGATCGAGCTGCGTGCCCGTTTTGATGAAGAATCCAATATTGAGGTAGCCAATGTCCTGCAGGAGGCAGGTGCGGTAGTGGTATACGGCATTGTAGGCTATAAAACTCATGCCAAAATGATTCTGGTTATTCGCCGTGAAAACAACAAGCTGGTACGTTATGTGCATTTGGGTACAGGTAACTACCATGCAGCCAATGCACGGATTTATACTGACTATGGCCTGATGACCACTGACAAAGAGCTTTGTGAAGATGTACACCGTATTTTCCAGGAATTAACTGGAATGGGTAAAATGGCCAAGCTGAAAAAGCTGCTGCATGCCCCATTTACACTTCATCAGCAGTTGATTCACTATATTGAAGAAGAAATTGCCAATGCCAAAGCTGGGAAAAAAGCCCGTATTATCGTAAAGGTCAATGCTTTAACTGAAATGCAGCTGATTAACAAACTGTATGAGGCTTCACAGGCTGGGGTCAAGATTGACCTGATTATTCGCTCTATCTGCTGCCTGCGTCCGGGGTTGCCAGGCCTTTCGGAGAATATTCAGGTCCGTTCTATTGTAGGGCGTTTTCTGGAGCATACACGGGTTTATTATTTCTCAAACAATGGCAATCCGCGTATTTACTGTTCCAGTGCCGACTGGATGGACCGTAATTTGTTTAATCGGGTAGAAGCCTGTTTCCCTATCGAAGATCCGGCATTGAAAAAACGTATCTATGAACAGGGGCTGGCAACCTATCTTAAAGATAACCAGCAGGCATGGATATTACAGGGCAACGGGCAGTGGCATCGTGCCCAGCTGGCTGAAGGTGAGGTACCTTACAATGCCCAGCAGACGCTACTGGAGATTTTTCAATCATGA
- the mtgA gene encoding monofunctional biosynthetic peptidoglycan transglycosylase, producing MKAIIVRTLLILVSLFLLVQLWIFSSLVWWRTHPVETTMFMRLDYWADRSQPIQHEWRDYDQISDYFKHAIVAAEDGKFLQHHGFDWDGIQHAIERNGEKGQVVAGGSTISQQLAKNLFLYNKRSFLRKGQEAIATWMMERMWTKQRILEVYMNSVEFGENIYGVEAATQHYFGKSSHSLSREQAAFLAALLPNPKYYDENRNDRKLQYRKRMISKYMRYSHIP from the coding sequence ATGAAAGCTATTATTGTTCGCACTTTGTTAATTCTTGTCAGTCTGTTTCTTTTAGTACAACTCTGGATTTTTAGCAGTCTGGTGTGGTGGCGTACCCATCCGGTTGAAACCACCATGTTTATGCGACTAGATTACTGGGCAGATCGAAGTCAGCCTATCCAGCATGAGTGGCGTGACTATGACCAGATCAGCGATTACTTTAAACATGCAATTGTCGCTGCAGAAGATGGCAAATTCCTTCAGCATCATGGATTTGACTGGGATGGCATCCAGCACGCTATTGAACGTAACGGAGAAAAGGGACAAGTGGTGGCCGGTGGTTCGACTATCTCCCAGCAGCTCGCTAAAAATCTGTTTTTATACAATAAACGCTCTTTTTTACGCAAAGGTCAGGAGGCTATCGCGACCTGGATGATGGAGCGTATGTGGACCAAACAGCGTATTTTAGAAGTTTATATGAATTCGGTTGAGTTCGGGGAAAATATCTATGGGGTAGAAGCTGCGACCCAGCATTACTTTGGTAAAAGCTCGCATAGTCTAAGCCGTGAACAGGCCGCTTTTCTGGCTGCACTTTTACCAAATCCGAAATACTATGATGAAAACCGGAATGACCGGAAATTACAGTACCGCAAGCGTATGATCAGTAAATATATGCGTTATAGCCATATTCCTTAA
- a CDS encoding rhomboid family intramembrane serine protease produces MSNYSPFPVQSNTQLWWCTALLIAINVGLFAWQIFAGVDITQPEIIDAIRWGADYAPLTYLEEPQRLFTSMFFHFGLIHLMLNMWALYIFGSVAEQLFGRSYFIGLYVLAGLMGSLLSGYIDVQNTYSLLNQFEPELLPRVGAGASGAVMGLGAALAILSLLPVLPRQQFILDRKSLLLVMGLNLGMGFMISGINNAAHIGGMLMGILLALLWYLSQRLRVSVIGGMAGLLIGAACCLALYQYNLEQIQQIQPLWQEILSQMKNQLGF; encoded by the coding sequence ATGTCGAACTATTCACCTTTTCCGGTTCAATCCAATACGCAGCTTTGGTGGTGTACAGCGCTTCTGATTGCAATCAATGTCGGGTTGTTCGCCTGGCAGATTTTCGCTGGTGTTGATATTACCCAGCCTGAGATCATTGATGCAATCCGCTGGGGTGCTGATTATGCACCTTTAACCTATTTAGAGGAACCTCAACGGCTATTCACCAGCATGTTTTTTCATTTTGGTCTGATCCATCTTATGTTAAACATGTGGGCCCTCTATATCTTTGGCAGTGTGGCTGAACAGCTGTTTGGACGGTCCTATTTTATAGGTTTATATGTACTGGCCGGTCTTATGGGAAGTCTGCTCAGCGGCTATATTGATGTTCAAAATACATATAGCCTGCTGAATCAGTTTGAACCCGAGCTATTGCCACGTGTAGGTGCAGGCGCATCGGGCGCAGTCATGGGTCTGGGGGCAGCCTTGGCTATACTATCTTTATTACCAGTACTGCCCCGACAGCAGTTTATTCTGGACCGAAAATCCTTATTACTGGTTATGGGGCTTAATCTGGGCATGGGTTTTATGATTAGTGGCATTAATAACGCAGCCCATATCGGCGGCATGTTGATGGGTATACTGTTAGCACTGCTCTGGTATCTCAGCCAGCGTTTACGTGTCAGCGTTATAGGGGGAATGGCTGGCCTATTGATAGGTGCAGCATGCTGTCTGGCCTTGTATCAGTATAATCTGGAGCAGATACAGCAGATTCAGCCCCTCTGGCAGGAAATTTTAAGCCAGATGAAAAACCAGCTTGGCTTTTAA